The region CAACTCCATGAACTAAGTCCCCACGAGCATGTGCTCAAGACACACCGGCTCTCAATGAAATACGAGAGACAAAACCTCCACCTAAGATCAGTATGTGGACTGCTCGATGGATGGCACTTCAAAAACTTATCTAAAACGAATCAtccaataattttaaatttttaaaatttaggataattaataacttagtaaaatatatttttaaaagatccATAcactttttcatatatataatattattagatATAACCATGAAATTTCCTTATTGGTAGTCAAACACAGATAAGATTTCCAGCTCTCCTATTATTCAAAACcctatcttgaaaatatttttatatgatcaAAGTTGGAAGCCAATCTGAAAATGGCTCACTAAGGTATTCCGTTTTATATTCAGGTTCatgtatattatgttttattaaaaactttattataaaatttcattattcaagaGATTAGACAGTccatattaaaattcaaattaaaaatataggcTCTTTCTTTTAATCCCCAAAATTTCGTGCAGTGTCTGCGCAAGGAggattaaaattttgttcaaagttCGATTTTATTTAGATCAACAAAAAGTTGGTTTGGTGAAGGCTAAACCTGTTTGTTTTAAACATCAATTTGCATTTTAATAACGAAAGTTGTAccaaattttgtatgtgttcaaGGTATAATTTGAATTTCATCCatctattttataaaaaattgagaaattagtcCCTCAACTTTAGTTCAAAAAATTAGCACAAACCAATATTTCAAGTTCATTTGTTTACTAACCAGTGGACTCAATTCTTAGTTTTTGAATTAGGAGATtaaattttggtaaattaatgtaaagggattaaattttcaatttttataaaatagagGGATGAAATTTGGAGTTAACCtttaatttaaatgtaaaataataaaaaaacgtCGCCACGTTAATCGGATAGCATTAATTACGAGTTTACATAATTGACGATAACCCCATTTAATATAAACATGTGGGTTCACATTTTGTCCTTTAGACATGGAAATGATATAAATAGACTCTGCTATCTTTCATCTTGAAGCTCAATAAACAAGAAATCTCTAAAATCTTCTGATTTTTCTGAGTCTTTTTCTTATCTTCTGTTTGGCTCCTGAGAAAGTGTTTTAAGAAGAACAATGAATGCATTAGTGGCAACCAACAGAAACTTCAAGCTAGCAGCCAGGCTTCTTGGTTTGGATTCTAAGCTTGAAAAGAGTCTCCTCATTCCCTTCAGGGAAATCAAGGTCAGTTCTCTCAAAAAAAAATCGTGTTTGACGCATATCTGAAAACGGGTACAAGGAAAAACATGTCCGAGTCCGAGTAACATAGATTCTAATTGTAATGGATGTTTGAACATGTCTTGCCAGGTTGAATGCACCATACCCAAAGATGATGGCACATTGGCAACTTTTGTTGGCTTTAGGATTCAACATGACAATGCTAGAGGTCCTATGAAAGGAGGAATCAGATATCACCCTGAGGTCTGTTATTGAAAAGCAAATATATTCGAGTCGGAAACGTACTTGTATCCGAGCTTTAACACGGGTTTTGTAATCGAATAATGTAGGTTGACCCTGATGAAGTGAATGCATTGGCGCAACTAATGACATGGAAGACAGCAGTTGCAAACATCCCATATGGTGGGGCTAAAGGTGGTATAGGATGTAACCCTGGAGAGTTGAGCAAATCCGAACTAGAACGCCTCACTCGAGTTTTCACCCAGAAAATACATGATCTTATCGGAATTCATACCGATGTTCCAGCACCTGATATGGGTACTGGTCCGCAGGTAGGTTATGTTATATGGGTTATTCATAAAGTATTCTGATTGGAAACATATTCGGGAATTGATAAATGTTATTTTGCTTTTTTGTTGTGGTTAAACAGACAATGGCATGGATACTAGATGAGTACTCAAAATTCCATGGTCATTCACCTGCTGTGGTGACCGGAAAACCGATTGTAAGCATTTCACTTCACATTCACCTTATAATTCGTGTTATATAGATTTTGACATTTGTGTATTCGGATCGGATTTGTGTTTATATAGGATCTTGGAGGATCACTTGGCAGAGATGCGGCCACTGGCCGAGGGGTGCTGTTTGCAACTGAGGCCCTTCTTAATGAACATGGCAAGTCCATCTCTGGACAAAAATTTGTAATTCAGGTACGATTTTCAGCaagaaaaccctaaatttttta is a window of Gossypium hirsutum isolate 1008001.06 chromosome D08, Gossypium_hirsutum_v2.1, whole genome shotgun sequence DNA encoding:
- the LOC107899137 gene encoding probable glutamate dehydrogenase 3, with product MNALVATNRNFKLAARLLGLDSKLEKSLLIPFREIKVECTIPKDDGTLATFVGFRIQHDNARGPMKGGIRYHPEVDPDEVNALAQLMTWKTAVANIPYGGAKGGIGCNPGELSKSELERLTRVFTQKIHDLIGIHTDVPAPDMGTGPQTMAWILDEYSKFHGHSPAVVTGKPIDLGGSLGRDAATGRGVLFATEALLNEHGKSISGQKFVIQGFGNVGSWAAQLIHEKGGKVVALSDITGAIKNSNGIDIPSLLKHVKENKGIKGFHGGDSIDPKSVLVEDCDILIPAALGGVINRENANEIKAKFIIEAANHPTDPEADEILSKKGVIILPDIYANSGGVTVSYFEWVQNIQGFMWDEEKVNSELKTYMTKGFKDVKEMCQTHNCDLRMGAFTLGVNRVARATVLRGWEA